The Henckelia pumila isolate YLH828 chromosome 2, ASM3356847v2, whole genome shotgun sequence genome includes a window with the following:
- the LOC140885510 gene encoding alpha-(1,4)-fucosyltransferase-like, with amino-acid sequence MMVRTIFLTKPKVMMNFVFQDTLVYWSSSRCLPQRNELAKKLLSLLPHHSFGKCLNSVGGLDMALSLYPKCMRDAKEAPKWWDHLHCAMSHYKFVLAIENTMTESYVTEKLFYALDSGAIPIYFGAPDVWNFVPPHSIIDGTQFSSMDELANYIKSLANDPVAYAEYHAWRRCGVLGNYGKTRAASLDTLPCRLCEAVSRKNGRNA; translated from the coding sequence ATGATGGTGAGAACTATTTTCCTCACGAAGCCGAAAGTGATGATGAATTTTGTATTCCAGGATACTCTCGTCTATTGGTCTTCATCACGGTGTCTACCTCAGAGGAACGAACTTGCAAAAAAGCTACTCAGCCTGCTGCCTCACCACTCATTCGGCAAGTGCTTGAACAGTGTTGGAGGTCTCGATATGGCACTATCTCTCTATCCCAAGTGCATGAGAGACGCTAAAGAAGCACCTAAATGGTGGGATCATCTGCACTGTGCCATGTCCCACTACAAGTTCGTCCTTGCAATCGAGAACACCATGACCGAGAGTTATGTGACTGAGAAACTCTTTTACGCTCTGGATTCCGGGGCCATTCCCATATACTTTGGTGCTCCAGATGTTTGGAACTTTGTACCTCCTCATTCCATAATAGATGGCACACAATTCAGTTCAATGGATGAACTGGCTAATTACATCAAGTCCCTGGCTAATGATCCAGTAGCTTATGCGGAGTATCATGCGTGGAGAAGATGTGGGGTGTTAGGAAACTATGGGAAAACCCGTGCAGCGAGCTTAGACACATTGCCGTGCAGGTTATGCGAGGCTGTAAGCAGGAAAAATGGTAGAaatgcataa
- the LOC140882108 gene encoding uncharacterized protein produces the protein MLPRWSRVVGRIWRANNSHNSLEVVRRDFPLCVFRNYVKVAAAVESNVAHSTETTGIVKPEVNLNKMFWSKPCSLALANDSPYRVEDPNYEGAKRVILKLMLFYSKQSQFIRWANVIYSRVTYQVDRPAIYDVFSLEQTFKVTFSLLVLHMWLCLRRLKEEGKEGVELGQYLYEIYNHNLEMRVSKAGVNLLLIKWMKELEKIFYGNIVAYDAALGKQDELQTVIWKNVFSDDGSTQPSTAALLPVQAMTRYVRREASSLSLTDKEAILSGNFMFTSLDSSGVDAVRK, from the exons ATGTTGCCACGGTGGAGCAGAGTTGTTGGCCGTATTTGGAGAGCTAACAATTCACATAACAGCTTGGAAGTTGTGAGGAGAGATTTTCCCCTTTGTGTGTTTCGGAATTATGTCAAGGTTGCTGCTGCTGTGGAGTCAAATGTTGCTCACTCTACCGAGACGACTGGCATTGTTAAGCCCGAG GTGAATCTGAATAAGATGTTTTGGTCCAAGCCCTGTTCATTGGCACTGGCAAATGATTCACCATATAGAGTTGAAGACCCTAATTATGAGGGTGCTAAGCGGGTCATTCTCAAATTGATGTTGTTCTATAGCAAACAAAGCCAATTCATTCGTTGGGCAAATGTTATATACAGCCGTGTAACCTATCAAGTTGATAGACCTGCTATTTATGATG TTTTTAGCCTGGAGCAGACATTTAAAGTAACATTTTCTTTGCTTGTGCTCCATATGTGGCTTTGCTTGCGCCGATTAAAGGAAGAGGGAAAGGAAGGTGTCGAATTGGGACAGTACTTGTATGAGATATATAATCATAATCTGGAAATGCGAGTATCTAAGGCTGGG GTAAACTTGCTGCTGATAAAATGGATGAAAGAGTTGGAGAAGATATTTTATGGAAATATTGTTGCTTATGATGCTGCACTTGGGAAGCAGGATGAGTTACAAACTGTTATTTGGAA AAATGTGTTCTCTGATGATGGTTCAACTCAACCAAGTACCGCTGCCTTACTTCCGGTCCAG GCTATGACAAGGTATGTTCGACGGGAAGCCAGCTCTCTGTCATTAACAG ATAAAGAAGCCATTCTGTCGGGAAACTTTATGTTTACTTCCTTAGACAGTTCTGGCGTTGATGCGGTGAGAAAATAG
- the LOC140881130 gene encoding serine/threonine-protein kinase-like protein CCR4 has translation MAILSLKFLFHCSLLLSLLFGFFPPFIHSLSTVAISETGNQTLVCAIAHGESSSFINCTTSPRRGRIVLDPALRSVSGIVGGNGFLCGLSSFHSSTTSVMVCWRFSDIGSSMTSKRVYRGPVLTNLDSGNSKICGLLNGSNALQCWQWQGFNYNYTALASNLAVGDDFVCGLSSSGQVQCLGNDANYVTNHVPMGNFSFLAAGFRHACAVSLNGSLECWGNVVGEKPRGEFTALALGENRGCALRSNKTVSCWGENGYNMPESLRNEFFISLEAKQTIFCGVRMSDYSLLCWGNEDFDSNPLVFNDMVPGPCRASNQCSCGPLPNYEEYCDQGLMICQLCSPSVGLWPPLPETPPPSPSLVVEKSGKWNAKMVALMVFGCVGSFSLLLALCSFLFFRYCRDRGSSRIHDSGRLEEGGSVPPSGQIARSQPVAPVLEKRLSQMISLGNGGQLEEFPLHVILKVTEYFSEDHKIGSGSFGSVYRATLEDGREVAIKRAETSASSSYAGGATRRSIEDKDSAFLNELEFLSRVNHKNLVRLLGYCEEGDELVLVYEYMSNYSLHNHLHKLQSSPLTSWPKRIKVALDAARGLEYLHEFAVPRLIHRDIKSSNILINATWTAKVSDFGLSLMGPQDDESHLLLRAAGTMGYMDPEYYRLEVLTSKSDVYSFGVVLLEVLSGRKAIHKNENGVPRNVVDYAVPYIIHDEIHRILDSRVPAPTPFEIEAVAYVGYLAADCVMPEGRDRPTMTEVVNSLERALEACLAPPLLSRSTTRSSIETSRS, from the coding sequence ATGGCAATTCTTTCATTAAAGTTTTTGTTCCATTGTTCCCTCCTTCTGTCCCTTCTTTTTGGTTTCTTTCCGCCGTTCATTCACTCGCTTTCCACCGTTGCAATATCTGAAACTGGGAACCAAACATTAGTATGTGCCATAGCACACGGGGAATCGTCTTCTTTCATTAACTGCACCACTTCTCCTCGGAGGGGTCGAATTGTACTCGATCCTGCCTTGAGATCAGTTTCTGGGATTGTCGGTGGGAATGGTTTTCTTTGTGGTTTAAGTTCATTCCACTCTTCAACCACCTCGGTCATGGTGTGCTGGAGATTTTCAGATATAGGTAGCAGCATGACGAGTAAAAGGGTTTACAGGGGTCCAGTTTTGACAAATTTGGACTCTGGAAACTCCAAAATTTGTGGGTTGCTCAATGGTTCGAACGCGCTTCAGTGTTGGCAATGGCAGGGTTTCAATTACAATTATACGGCTTTGGCTTCAAATCTTGCTGTTGGGGATGATTTTGTGTGTGGTTTGTCGAGCTCAGGACAAGTTCAATGTTTAGGAAATGATGCTAATTATGTCACTAATCATGTTCCTATGGGAAATTTTAGCTTTCTTGCTGCTGGCTTTCGACATGCCTGTGCCGTTTCTCTTAACGGTAGCTTGGAATGCTGGGGGAATGTGGTGGGGGAGAAGCCTAGAGGCGAGTTCACAGCACTTGCATTGGGGGAGAATCGGGGTTGTGCGTTAAGGTCCAACAAAACTGTGAGTTGCTGGGGAGAAAATGGATATAACATGCCTGAATCATTGaggaatgaattctttatttctcTAGAGGCAAAGCAGACCATTTTTTGTGGTGTCAGGATGTCAGACTACTCCCTGCTTTGCTGGGGTAACGAAGATTTTGATTCGAATCCCTTGGTGTTCAATGATATGGTTCCAGGTCCTTGCAGAGCTAGCAATCAGTGTTCTTGTGGCCCTTTGCCTAATTATGAAGAATATTGTGACCAAGGACTAATGATTTGTCAACTTTGTTCACCTTCAGTTGGGCTGTGGCCTCCGTTGCCAGAGACACCACCACCATCACCATCCTTGGTGGTTGAAAAGAGCGGAAAATGGAACGCGAAAATGGTGGCCCTGATGGTGTTCGGTTGCGTCGGATCCTTCTCACTGTTGTTAGCTCTGTGTTCCTTTCTGTTCTTCAGATATTGTAGAGACAGAGGAAGTAGCAGGATTCATGACTCGGGACGTTTAGAAGAGGGCGGCTCAGTTCCACCGAGCGGCCAAATTGCGCGGTCTCAGCCGGTTGCACCGGTCTTAGAAAAGCGCCTCAGCCAGATGATCAGCTTGGGAAATGGGGGTCAGTTGGAGGAGTTTCCCTTACATGTTATACTTAAAGTGACTGAATATTTCTCCGAGGATCACAAGATTGGCAGTGGTAGTTTTGGATCGGTCTACCGCGCTACATTGGAAGATGGGCGGGAAGTGGCCATCAAGAGAGCCGAAACGTCCGCCTCTTCGTCATATGCCGGTGGTGCAACCAGGCGAAGCATAGAGGACAAGGACAGTGCATTCCTGAACGAGCTCGAGTTTTTGTCACGCGTAAATCACAAAAATCTTGTTCGGTTGTTGGGATACTGCGAAGAAGGTGACGAGCTTGTCCTAGTGTACGAGTACATGAGCAACTACAGCCTTCATAATCATCTCCACAAGCTCCAATCTTCCCCTCTAACATCATGGCCGAAACGAATCAAGGTAGCCCTTGATGCTGCTAGAGGACTCGAGTACCTCCATGAGTTCGCAGTGCCACGCCTCATACACCGCGACATCAAGTCCTCAAACATACTAATAAACGCCACTTGGACTGCCAAGGTTTCGGATTTCGGACTTTCATTGATGGGGCCACAAGATGATGAGTCGCACCTCTTGCTACGTGCTGCGGGAACTATGGGGTACATGGACCCCGAGTACTACAGATTGGAAGTTTTGACTAGTAAGAGTGACGTTTATAGTTTTGGTGTCGTCCTGCTGGAAGTTTTATCAGGGCGCAAGGCGATTCACAAGAATGAAAATGGGGTGCCTAGAAATGTGGTGGATTATGCGGTTCCATACATAATACATGATGAAATTCACAGGATTTTGGACTCGAGGGTGCCGGCACCAACCCCATTCGAGATAGAGGCGGTGGCCTACGTTGGATACTTGGCAGCGGATTGTGTGATGCCAGAGGGTCGTGACAGGCCGACGATGACTGAAGTTGTAAATAGCTTGGAGAGAGCCTTGGAAGCCTGTTTGGCTCCACCGTTGCTGTCACGATCCACCACGAGATCGTCGATAGAAACTAGTCGGAGTTAG
- the LOC140881916 gene encoding alpha-(1,4)-fucosyltransferase isoform X1 has translation MQFKSKSTLLIISMFGLTILILFVTDFLEFPSAESSIPYPKTSFSLNFSKSSAPEPFQDLLKAFKNWDSQVGCARFRGKHEGFSRNGLKISSLQNADGEIQCGELQMKHVGVLVKGWTWIPDNMDNLYSCRCGLSCLWTKSQVLADRPDALFFETTTPPLQRRVGDPLRVYMDLEAGRKRSGYEDIFISYHAKDDVQATYAGGLFHNNRNYHLSSVKNNDTLVYWSSSRCLPQRNELAKKLLSLLPHHSFGKCLNSVGGLDMALSLYPKCMRDAKEAPKWWDHLHCAMSHYKFVLAIENTMTESYVTEKLFYALDSGAVPIYFGAPDVWNFVPPHSIIDGTQFSSMDELANYIKSLANDPVAYAEYHAWRRCGVLGNYGKTRAASIDTLPCRLCEAVSRKNGRNA, from the exons ATGCAATTTAAATCCAAAAGCACCTTGTTGATCATATCCATGTTTGGATTAACGATTCTAATCCTCTTCGTAACAGATTTTCTTGAATTTCCCTCCGCAGAATCCTCAATCCCCTATCCTAAAACCTCATTTTCACTCAACTTTTCAAAATCCAGCGCACCAGAACCCTTCCAAGACCTCCTCAAAGCATTCAAGAATTGGGATTCTCAAGTGGGTTGTGCTCGATTCAGGGGAAAACATGAAGGATTTTCGCGAAATGGGTTGAAGATCTCATCTTTACAGAATGCTGATGGTGAAATCCAGTGCGGTGAGTTGCAGATGAAACATGTCGGTGTTTTGGTCAAAGGGTGGACTTGGATTCCTGATAATATGGACAATTTGTATAGTTGTAGATGTGGGCTGAGCTGCTTATGGACTAAATCTCAAGTTCTTGCTGATAGGCCTGATGCCCTTTTTTTTGAAACTACTACTCCTCCATTGCAG AGAAGAGTTGGAGATCCTCTACGTGTGTATATGGATCTTGAAGCTGGAAGGAAGAGGTCAGGCTACGAAGACATTTTTATCAGCTACCATGCTAAAGACGATGTTCAGGCAACTTACGCTGGTGGACTTTTTCATAACAACCGCAATTATCATCTGTCTTCCGTCAAGAACAAT GATACTCTCGTCTATTGGTCTTCATCACGGTGTCTACCTCAGAGGAACGAACTTGCTAAAAAGCTACTCAGCCTGCTGCCTCACCACTCATTCGGCAAGTGCTTGAACAGTGTTGGAGGTCTCGATATGGCACTATCTCTCTATCCCAAGTGCATGAGAGACGCTAAAGAAGCACCTAAATGGTGGGATCATCTGCACTGTGCCATGTCCCACTACAAGTTCGTCCTTGCAATCGAGAACACCATGACCGAGAGTTATGTGACTGAGAAACTCTTTTACGCTCTGGATTCCGGGGCCGTTCCCATATACTTTGGTGCTCCAGACGTTTGGAACTTTGTACCTCCTCATTCCATAATAGATGGCACACAATTCAGTTCAATGGATGAACTGGCTAATTACATCAAGTCCCTGGCTAATGATCCTGTAGCTTATGCAGAGTATCATGCATGGAGAAGATGTGGGGTATTAGGAAACTATGGGAAAACCCGCGCAGCGAGCATAGACACGTTGCCGTGCAGGTTATGTGAGGCTGTGAGCAGGAAAAATGGTAGAAATGCATAA
- the LOC140881916 gene encoding alpha-(1,4)-fucosyltransferase isoform X2 translates to MQFKSKSTLLIISMFGLTILILFVTDFLEFPSAESSIPYPKTSFSLNFSKSSAPEPFQDLLKAFKNWDSQVGCARFRGKHEGFSRNGLKISSLQNADGEIQCGELQMKHVGVLVKGWTWIPDNMDNLYSCRCGLSCLWTKSQVLADRPDALFFETTTPPLQDTLVYWSSSRCLPQRNELAKKLLSLLPHHSFGKCLNSVGGLDMALSLYPKCMRDAKEAPKWWDHLHCAMSHYKFVLAIENTMTESYVTEKLFYALDSGAVPIYFGAPDVWNFVPPHSIIDGTQFSSMDELANYIKSLANDPVAYAEYHAWRRCGVLGNYGKTRAASIDTLPCRLCEAVSRKNGRNA, encoded by the exons ATGCAATTTAAATCCAAAAGCACCTTGTTGATCATATCCATGTTTGGATTAACGATTCTAATCCTCTTCGTAACAGATTTTCTTGAATTTCCCTCCGCAGAATCCTCAATCCCCTATCCTAAAACCTCATTTTCACTCAACTTTTCAAAATCCAGCGCACCAGAACCCTTCCAAGACCTCCTCAAAGCATTCAAGAATTGGGATTCTCAAGTGGGTTGTGCTCGATTCAGGGGAAAACATGAAGGATTTTCGCGAAATGGGTTGAAGATCTCATCTTTACAGAATGCTGATGGTGAAATCCAGTGCGGTGAGTTGCAGATGAAACATGTCGGTGTTTTGGTCAAAGGGTGGACTTGGATTCCTGATAATATGGACAATTTGTATAGTTGTAGATGTGGGCTGAGCTGCTTATGGACTAAATCTCAAGTTCTTGCTGATAGGCCTGATGCCCTTTTTTTTGAAACTACTACTCCTCCATTGCAG GATACTCTCGTCTATTGGTCTTCATCACGGTGTCTACCTCAGAGGAACGAACTTGCTAAAAAGCTACTCAGCCTGCTGCCTCACCACTCATTCGGCAAGTGCTTGAACAGTGTTGGAGGTCTCGATATGGCACTATCTCTCTATCCCAAGTGCATGAGAGACGCTAAAGAAGCACCTAAATGGTGGGATCATCTGCACTGTGCCATGTCCCACTACAAGTTCGTCCTTGCAATCGAGAACACCATGACCGAGAGTTATGTGACTGAGAAACTCTTTTACGCTCTGGATTCCGGGGCCGTTCCCATATACTTTGGTGCTCCAGACGTTTGGAACTTTGTACCTCCTCATTCCATAATAGATGGCACACAATTCAGTTCAATGGATGAACTGGCTAATTACATCAAGTCCCTGGCTAATGATCCTGTAGCTTATGCAGAGTATCATGCATGGAGAAGATGTGGGGTATTAGGAAACTATGGGAAAACCCGCGCAGCGAGCATAGACACGTTGCCGTGCAGGTTATGTGAGGCTGTGAGCAGGAAAAATGGTAGAAATGCATAA
- the LOC140884735 gene encoding uncharacterized protein codes for MAMNHGLKSCASKLLCSSTQPFLAISVNRGIHSTGVKKMGGGHGHDEPFYLHAKHMYNLDRMKNQKLTMTLGVLTAFSIGVGVPIYAVIFQQKKTASA; via the exons ATGGCGATGAACCACGGATTGAAATCATGTGCATCCAAGCTGCTATGTTCTTCTACCCAACCATTTCTCGCTATATCAG TTAACAGGGGCATTCACTCAACTGGTGTAAAGAAAATGGGAGGAGGACATGGTCATGACGAGCCATTCTACCTTCACGCAAAGCATATGTACAACTTGGACAGGATGAAAAATCAGAAACTGACAATGACTCTTGGGGTACTTACAGCATTTAGCATTGGCGTTGGTGTCCCAATTTATGCCGTCATATTTCAGCAGAAGAAGACTGCTTCAGCTTAA
- the LOC140882331 gene encoding uncharacterized protein: MKKLLSRSPCAPGPPILSVNSLPFHASCFFSSGFFTAASNLLPKMSSSASVLRHPHHHMYIQGSPFSTSTAQSLRVMRISASSFWAENCGSFRYGCNTAPSRDWAVLEKSAHGCTVGCRHRAWFNTLADYSGNGGELSADGGNDVENVKGAAEERRMLRRRGGISGGEGAVVLSSPDLLKIPGVGPRNLRKLVDKGFEGVAELKQLYKEKFFGKSSQKMVEFLQSSVGIIHKHHAESITTFIKESVDEELKENDLKLVQKKRITLCVEGNISVGKTTFLQRIANETLELRDLVEIVPEPIDKWQNVGPDHFNILDAFYAEPERYAYTFQNYVFVTRVMQERESSGGIKPLRLMERSVFSDRMVFVRAVHEAKWMNEMEISIYDSWFDPVVSSLPGLIPDGFIYLRASPDTCHKRMMLRKREEEGGVSLKYLQDLHEKHESWLFPFQSGNHGVLSVSKVTNSTDWRLHPNIRDRVFYLDGDHLHSSIQKVPALVLDCEPDIDFSRDTEAKQEYARQVAEFFEFVKRNKEVSASNAGEDARKSNHPQMLLPHDGNLWMPGTQPFPSSALKSLDFRRSATTPFSPQ; encoded by the exons ATGAAGAAGTTGCTAAGCAGAAGCCCCTGTGCCCCTGGCCCCCCTATTTTATCCGTTAACTCTCTACCCTTTCATGCTTCTTGCTTTTTCTCTTCTGGGTTTTTCACCGCTGCCTCCAATTTGCTCCCGAAAATGTCGTCCTCCGCCTCCGTTCTCCGTCACCCTCACCACCACATGTATATACAGGGAAGCCCCTTTTCCACCTCGACTGCTCAGAGCCTCAGGGTTATGAGAATTTCTGCTTCCAGTTTCTGGGCGGAGAACTGTGGAAGCTTTCGCTATGGTTGCAATACGGCGCCTTCGAGGGATTGGGCTGTTTTGGAGAAGAGTGCTCATGGTTGTACGGTCGGGTGCCGACATAGGGCGTGGTTTAATACGCTTGCCGATTACTCGGGTAATGGCGGTGAGTTATCCGCGGATGGCGGGAATGATGTAGAAAATGTGAAAGGTGCGGCTGAGGAGAGACGGATGCTGCGGAGGCGAGGCGGGATTAGTGGTGGTGAGGGAGCGGTGGTGTTGTCGAGTCCTGATTTGTTGAAGATTCCAGGAGTAGGACCAAGAAATTTGAGGAAACTTGTTGATAAAGGTTTTGAGGGTGTTGCTGAGCTCAAACAGCTTTACAAAGAGAAG TTCTTTGGAAAATCCAGTCAGAAAATGGTGGAGTTCTTACAGAGTTCGGTTGGAATTATCCACAAACACCATGCTGAGAGTATAACTACATTTATCAAGGAGAGTGTGGACGAAGAGCTGAAGGAGAATGATTTGAAGCTGGTCCAGAAGAAGCGTATCACTTTGTGCGTGGAAGGAAATATCAGTGTTGGAAAGACCACTTTTTTGCAAAGAATAGCCAACGAGACACTAGAGCTAAGAGATCTTGTGGAGATTGTTCCTGAACCCATTGACAAGTGGCAAAATGTTGGTCCTGACCACTTCAATATTTTAGATGCATTTTATGCTGAGCCTGAGAGATATGCCTATACCTTTCAAAACTATGTGTTTGTCACGAGAGTCATGCAAGAAAGAGAATCGTCTGGTGGCATCAAACCACTCAGACTGATGGAGAGAAGTGTTTTCAGTGATAGAATG GTCTTTGTGAGAGCTGTTCACGAGGCAAAGTGGATGAATGAGATGGAAATCAGCATTTACGACTCATGGTTCGATCCTGTTGTTTCAAGTTTGCCTGGTCTTATCCCTGATGGTTTTATTTATCTGCGTGCAAGCCCTGATACTTGCCACAAGCGTATGATGCTGCGAAAGAGAGAAGAGGAAGGTGGAGTGTCTCTAAAATATTTGCAGGACTTGCATGAAAAGCATGAAAGCTGGCTTTTCCCATTCCAAAGTGGAAATCACGGAGTGCTGTCTGTGAGTAAGGTAACCAACAGCACAGACTGGCGCTTACACCCCAATATAAGGGACCGCGTGTTTTATTTGGATGGTGATCATCTACACTCAAGCATCCAAAAG GTTCCTGCCTTGGTTCTTGACTGCGAGCCAGACATTGATTTTAGCAGAGACACGGAAGCTAAGCAGGA GTACGCCCGCCAAGTTGCAGAATTTTTCGAATTTGTGAAGAGAAACAAAGAAGTTTCTGCCTCAAATGCTGGAGAAGATGCCAGAAAGAGCAATCATCCTCAAATGTTGCTGCCACACGATGGAAATTTATGGATGCCTGGCACACAGCCTTTCCCAAGTTCAGCCCTCAAGTCTTTGGATTTTAGACGATCGGCCACCACCCCATTTTCTCCTCAGTGA